A single region of the Gossypium arboreum isolate Shixiya-1 chromosome 12, ASM2569848v2, whole genome shotgun sequence genome encodes:
- the LOC108476823 gene encoding uncharacterized protein LOC108476823 isoform X3 — MISCLSLSSYSFCEKIALKKYRRCVKTGCIKRPQVVSGAKKDGFGLRVFVLSDLHTDYPENMAWVRSLSTKRHDKDVLLVAGDVAEMYDNFILTMSLLKERFEYVFFVPGNHDLWCRWETEDFDSLEKLNKLLDACKQLGVETNPAVIDGLGIIPLFSWYHESFDREDDIVGVRIPSLDMACKDFHACKWPGNLSNRDTSLALYFDSMNEKNQNTVKQIQSTCSQIITFSHFVPRQELCPEKRMLFYPNLPKIIGSDWLEDRIRSIHGVESSSFACHVFGHTHFCWDAVVDGIRYIKHISDK, encoded by the exons ATGATCTCATGCTTGAGCTTATCTTCGTACTCTTTCTGTGAGAAGATAGCATTGAAAAAGTATAGGAGATGTGTAAAGACGGGTTGCATTAAACGGCCTCAGGTTGTGTCTGGTGCGAAAAAAGATGGTTTTGGCCTACGGGTTTTTGTGCTTTCAGACTTACATACAGACTATCCTGAGAATATGGCGTGGGTGAGGAGTTTGTCTACTAAGAGGCATGACAAAGATGTTCTTCTCGTTGCTGGTGATGTAGCAGAGATGTATGATAACTTCATTTTGACCATGTCTCTCTTGAAGGAAAGGTTTGAATATGTATTTTTTGTACCTGGAAACCATGATCTTTGGTGTCGTTGGGAGACAGAAGAT TTTGATTCTCTTGAGAAGCTGAATAAATTGCTTGATGCATGTAAACAACTCGGAGTTGAGACCAATCCGGCGGTTATAGATGGGTTGGGTATTATTCCTTTATTTTCTTGGTACCATGAG AGCTTTGATAGGGAGGATGACATAGTTGGCGTTCGAATTCCGTCTTTGGATATg GCATGTAAGGACTTTCATGCATGCAAGTGGCCTGGCAACCTTTCAAACAGGGATACCTCTCTTGCTTTATACTTTGATTCAATGAATGAAAAAAATCAGAATACTGTGAAGCAGATCCAGAGCACTTGTAGCCAAATTATTACATTTTCTCACTTTGTTCCTAG GCAAGAGCTCTGTCCAGAGAAAAGAATGCTGTTCTATCCAAACCTCCCAAAAATCATTGGCTCTGATTGGCTCGAGGATCGTATAAGGTCTATACACGGGGTTGAAAGTAGTTCCTTTGCATGTCATGTGTTCGGCCACACGCATTTTTGCTGGGATGCTGTCGTGGATGGTATCAG GTACATTAAGCATATCTCAGATAAGTGA
- the LOC108476823 gene encoding uncharacterized protein LOC108476823 isoform X1 has protein sequence MISCLSLSSYSFCEKIALKKYRRCVKTGCIKRPQVVSGAKKDGFGLRVFVLSDLHTDYPENMAWVRSLSTKRHDKDVLLVAGDVAEMYDNFILTMSLLKERFEYVFFVPGNHDLWCRWETEDFDSLEKLNKLLDACKQLGVETNPAVIDGLGIIPLFSWYHESFDREDDIVGVRIPSLDMACKDFHACKWPGNLSNRDTSLALYFDSMNEKNQNTVKQIQSTCSQIITFSHFVPRQELCPEKRMLFYPNLPKIIGSDWLEDRIRSIHGVESSSFACHVFGHTHFCWDAVVDGISRYVQAPLAYPRERKRRMNGGETWLPFCIYLDGEFGAKVMPCYWSDYYAINPRTPSNTELAPWVARFYNLI, from the exons ATGATCTCATGCTTGAGCTTATCTTCGTACTCTTTCTGTGAGAAGATAGCATTGAAAAAGTATAGGAGATGTGTAAAGACGGGTTGCATTAAACGGCCTCAGGTTGTGTCTGGTGCGAAAAAAGATGGTTTTGGCCTACGGGTTTTTGTGCTTTCAGACTTACATACAGACTATCCTGAGAATATGGCGTGGGTGAGGAGTTTGTCTACTAAGAGGCATGACAAAGATGTTCTTCTCGTTGCTGGTGATGTAGCAGAGATGTATGATAACTTCATTTTGACCATGTCTCTCTTGAAGGAAAGGTTTGAATATGTATTTTTTGTACCTGGAAACCATGATCTTTGGTGTCGTTGGGAGACAGAAGAT TTTGATTCTCTTGAGAAGCTGAATAAATTGCTTGATGCATGTAAACAACTCGGAGTTGAGACCAATCCGGCGGTTATAGATGGGTTGGGTATTATTCCTTTATTTTCTTGGTACCATGAG AGCTTTGATAGGGAGGATGACATAGTTGGCGTTCGAATTCCGTCTTTGGATATg GCATGTAAGGACTTTCATGCATGCAAGTGGCCTGGCAACCTTTCAAACAGGGATACCTCTCTTGCTTTATACTTTGATTCAATGAATGAAAAAAATCAGAATACTGTGAAGCAGATCCAGAGCACTTGTAGCCAAATTATTACATTTTCTCACTTTGTTCCTAG GCAAGAGCTCTGTCCAGAGAAAAGAATGCTGTTCTATCCAAACCTCCCAAAAATCATTGGCTCTGATTGGCTCGAGGATCGTATAAGGTCTATACACGGGGTTGAAAGTAGTTCCTTTGCATGTCATGTGTTCGGCCACACGCATTTTTGCTGGGATGCTGTCGTGGATGGTATCAG CAGATATGTACAGGCACCATTGGCATACCCTAGAGAGAGGAAAAGAAGAATGAATGGGGGTGAGACTTGGTTACCATTTTGTATTTATTTGGATGGGGAATTTGGTGCCAAAGTTATGCCTTGCTATTGGTCTGATTATTATGCCATAAATCCAAGAACACCAAGTAACACTGAACTTGCACCTTGGGTTGCTAGATTTTATAACTTAATTTAA
- the LOC108476823 gene encoding uncharacterized protein LOC108476823 isoform X2 — translation MISCLSLSSYSFCEKIALKKYRRCVKTGCIKRPQVVSGAKKDGFGLRVFVLSDLHTDYPENMAWVRSLSTKRHDKDVLLVAGDVAEMYDNFILTMSLLKERFEYVFFVPGNHDLWCRWETEDFDSLEKLNKLLDACKQLGVETNPAVIDGLGIIPLFSWYHESFDREDDIVGVRIPSLDMACKDFHACKWPGNLSNRDTSLALYFDSMNEKNQNTVKQIQSTCSQIITFSHFVPRQELCPEKRMLFYPNLPKIIGSDWLEDRIRSIHGVESSSFACHVFGHTHFCWDAVVDGIRYVQAPLAYPRERKRRMNGGETWLPFCIYLDGEFGAKVMPCYWSDYYAINPRTPSNTELAPWVARFYNLI, via the exons ATGATCTCATGCTTGAGCTTATCTTCGTACTCTTTCTGTGAGAAGATAGCATTGAAAAAGTATAGGAGATGTGTAAAGACGGGTTGCATTAAACGGCCTCAGGTTGTGTCTGGTGCGAAAAAAGATGGTTTTGGCCTACGGGTTTTTGTGCTTTCAGACTTACATACAGACTATCCTGAGAATATGGCGTGGGTGAGGAGTTTGTCTACTAAGAGGCATGACAAAGATGTTCTTCTCGTTGCTGGTGATGTAGCAGAGATGTATGATAACTTCATTTTGACCATGTCTCTCTTGAAGGAAAGGTTTGAATATGTATTTTTTGTACCTGGAAACCATGATCTTTGGTGTCGTTGGGAGACAGAAGAT TTTGATTCTCTTGAGAAGCTGAATAAATTGCTTGATGCATGTAAACAACTCGGAGTTGAGACCAATCCGGCGGTTATAGATGGGTTGGGTATTATTCCTTTATTTTCTTGGTACCATGAG AGCTTTGATAGGGAGGATGACATAGTTGGCGTTCGAATTCCGTCTTTGGATATg GCATGTAAGGACTTTCATGCATGCAAGTGGCCTGGCAACCTTTCAAACAGGGATACCTCTCTTGCTTTATACTTTGATTCAATGAATGAAAAAAATCAGAATACTGTGAAGCAGATCCAGAGCACTTGTAGCCAAATTATTACATTTTCTCACTTTGTTCCTAG GCAAGAGCTCTGTCCAGAGAAAAGAATGCTGTTCTATCCAAACCTCCCAAAAATCATTGGCTCTGATTGGCTCGAGGATCGTATAAGGTCTATACACGGGGTTGAAAGTAGTTCCTTTGCATGTCATGTGTTCGGCCACACGCATTTTTGCTGGGATGCTGTCGTGGATGGTATCAG ATATGTACAGGCACCATTGGCATACCCTAGAGAGAGGAAAAGAAGAATGAATGGGGGTGAGACTTGGTTACCATTTTGTATTTATTTGGATGGGGAATTTGGTGCCAAAGTTATGCCTTGCTATTGGTCTGATTATTATGCCATAAATCCAAGAACACCAAGTAACACTGAACTTGCACCTTGGGTTGCTAGATTTTATAACTTAATTTAA
- the LOC108476757 gene encoding uncharacterized protein LOC108476757, protein MGCLVSTPKDTGGNRRRPGSIGEVSVYVPGLRIPKPVDFSQSLSGHVSKTLVERLTAMRTRIVVMAGQEALTITRTRRKTTTQHGRSTLVDLHQALEDYLPVLLGLVSDGSQLQFKVQFIWVNQEDDAEETAMFNAWYEVLSVLHLMAVLSLSQANLLLLPRTSADFYQPKASEESRRASIDIFLKAAGYLDCAVRHVLPRLPSELRRNLPVDLAEGVLRALCLQALGQGVDIQLGMAIDSTKATLAVKRRLACEMVKYWQQAQDNLMNLPLSNGWGEKHRHFVKWKYVEAKAAAYYYHGLILDEGNTEQSHGMAVAALQAADEYFEESKKACEVFNAAHPLSRNPPLWGTMKYLSEKIPKDTSSKVRINRDLYSHEKNMGTAPTLPDFALALKPNEYQLPPVDPSWNENVQLGHIGTNEVKRG, encoded by the exons ATGGGATGCCTGGTTTCAACACCAAAGGATACTGGGGGAAATAGGAGGAGGCCAGGAAGTATTGGTGAAGTTTCTGTGTATGTCCCAGGTTTACGAATTCCGAAACCTGTTGATTTCTCTCAATCACTCAGTGGTCACGTGTCAAAGACATTAGTAGAGCGCCTTACAGCAATGAGAACTCGTATAGTTGTTATGGCTGGGCAAGAAGCACTTACAATTACAAGAACAAGGAGGAAAACTACTACACAGCATG GGCGTTCAACATTGGTAGATCTTCATCAAGCTCTTGAAGACTATTTGCCTGTGCTTTTGGGATTAGTTTCAGATG GGAGCCAGCTACAGTTCAAAGTACAGTTTATTTGGGTTAATCAGGAGGATGATGCTGAG GAGACAGCCATGTTTAATGCTTGGTATGAAGTGTTGTCAGTATTGCATTTGATGGCAGTGTTATCATTATCACAAGCCAACTTACTGCTTCTTCCAAGGACTTCTGCTGATTTTTATCAACCAAAAGCATCAGAAG AAAGCAGACGAGCTTCTATTGATATTTTCTTGAAGGCTGCAGGATACTTGGATTGTGCTGTCAGGCATGTTCTCCCTCGGTTGCCATCTGAACTAAG GAGAAATTTACCAGTAGATCTAGCAGAAGGAGTTCTTCGAGCACTTTGTTTGCAAGCATTAGGGCAG GGTGTTGATATCCAGCTTGGAATGGCAATTGATAGTACCAAGGCTACTCTTGCTGTGAAGCGAAGGCTTGCATGTGAGATGGTAAAATACTGGCAGCAG GCTCAAGATAACCTTATGAATCTTCCATTATCAAATGGATGGGGTGAAAAGCATCGACATTTTGTAAAGTGGAAATATGTTGAGGCCAAG GCTGCAGCATATTATTATCATGGTTTGATCCTTGATGAGGGGAATACAGAGCAATCCCATGGTATGGCTGTAGCTGCTCTACAAGCTGCTGATGAATATTTCGAGGAAAGCAAGAAGGCCTGTGAGGTATTTAATGCAGCTCATCCTTTGTCCAG GAATCCACCACTTTGGGGGACCATGAAGTATCTATCTGAGAAAATTCCGAAAGACACTTCTAGCAAGGTCCGGATTAACCGCGATCTCTACTCCCACGAAAA AAACATGGGGACGGCTCCAACATTACCGGATTTCGCATTAGCATTGAAACCGAATGAATATCAATTACCTCCGGTGGATCCCTCATGGAATGAGAATGTACAGTTAGGCCACATTGGCACTAATGAGGTGAAGCGTGGATAA
- the LOC108476612 gene encoding protein REVEILLE 7-like has product MATEDQIESTASPTALKSGLCCSIGSGQSETLTQLQELYGFKHDHTPKVRKPYTITKQREKWTEEEHQKFLEALRLYGRGWRQIEEHVGTKTAVQIRSHAQKFFSKVARESNDGFESSVKSIEIPPPRPKRKPTHPYPRKSVTAVKGISPLSQLERSLSPNHSVSEQDNKSPSSVLSPFVFDAMGSSASEQPNRCSSPTSCTTNIQSLNNTSPVEKENDYVTSIEKENESLSSVKVFGQSSEEDILSLKSNADFEEPVCTKGNEAAVVVPFTSIKLFGKTVEVKDSSKPSTGAENFQMQTLKNGVAGECLDLHLSHGTVIDNCSRVPSKANLSPCMEIHTDKNDHVEYTSDAPLPWLAFYQGLPFYYITSFNQTHKDPRVKETPKEKETLNERSCTGSNTGSVSQIENMEKNSDSVDSQCQNPCPRGKMTSQKFSKGFVPYKRCLTERDMSSSMVVSEGRERAQKARVCS; this is encoded by the exons ATGGCTACGGAG gaccaaattgaaagtaCAGCATCACCTACTGCTCTCAAATCCGGTTTGTGCTGTTCCATAGGCAGTGGACAATCTGAGACATTGACTCAATTGCAGGAGTTATACGGATTTAAGCATGATCATACACCCAAG GTCCGGAAACCCTATACAATAACTAAACAAAGGGAAAAATGGACCGAGGAAGAGCATCAGAAGTTTCTTGAAGCTTTAAGGCTGTATGGCCGTGGCTGGCGCCAAATAGAAG AGCATGTAGGCACGAAAACTGCTGTTCAAATTCGAAGTCATGCTCAAAAGTTTTTCTCTAAG GTTGCCCGAGAGTCAAATGATGGCTTTGAGAGTTCCGTTAAATCAATTGAGATACCCCCTCCTCGTCCAAAAAGGAAGCCAACACATCCATATCCCCGCAAATCTGTTACTGCTGTTAAAGGAATATCTCCATTATCTCAATTAGAGAGGTCTCTATCCCCCAACCACTCTGTCTCGGAACAGGATAACAAATCACCCTCATCAGTTTTGTCCCCATTTGTTTTCGATGCAATGGGGTCTTCTGCTTCTGAGCAACCGAATAGATGTTCTTCTCCAACTTCTTGTACTACTAATATACAGTCACTCAATAATACATCCCCTGTTGAAAAGGAAAATGACTATGTGACATCTATAGAGAAAGAGAATGAATCTTTATCATCTGTTAAAGTATTTGGACAATCATCCGAGGAGGACATTTTATCTTTG AAATCCAACGCAGACTTTGAGGAACCTGTGTGTACCAAAGGAAACGAAGCAGCAGTAGTTGTGCCTTTCACCAGTATTAAGCTTTTCGGGAAAACAGTTGAGGTGAAAGATTCCAGCAAACCATCCACGGGTGCAGAAAACTTTCAAATGCAAACATTGAAGAATGGTGTAGCCGGCGAGTGCTTGGACTTGCATTTGTCACATGGGACAGTCATCGATAATTGCAGTAGGGTACCTTCTAAAGCTAATTTATCCCCTTGTATGGAAATCCACACAGATAAAAATGATCATGTAGAATACACCAGTGATGCTCCTCTGCCATGGTTAGCTTTTTACCAAGGTCTACCCTTTTATTACATCACTTCATTTAATCAAACCCATAAGGACCCCAGAGTCAAAGAGACACCGAAAGAGAAGGAAACCCTGAATGAAAGATCTTGCACCGGTTCAAATACGGGCTCAGTCAGTCAAATAGAAAATATGGAAAAGAATTCAGATTCTGTCGATTCTCAATGCCAAAACCCTTGTCCTCGGGGAAAAATGACATCCCAAAAGTTTAGTAAAGGATTTGTGCCATACAAAAGATGTTTAACAGAAAGGGATATGTCATCATCCATGGTTGTATCCGAGGGTCGAGAGAGGGCACAAAAAGCCCGAGTTTGCTCGTAG
- the LOC108476885 gene encoding uncharacterized protein LOC108476885 codes for MMLVTHQLQGSYVACPSRPLLWREGLTLKRPVVTLHMLGRRERSISLRHSTCLCIGAHTCGLNTKSIRISAFKGSVENGESGGRAIDENVPKSSIKVSYVPKDGEATTIESSKAHNGPVTYSSETGENIVGSAAIQELFKKWIMILRSQSPSRVMDDALGEEAPPRDTSEAKIDTQSNRKGKILKTVWSYFWDMNATIKIPLLIVVPWYLGVNLIYGAEVSKELTPLWVFGPLIIALYIKMLRGLCALYVFCFTQTVQLIRNLPTYYLLAYNYIAHGKLKEDVRVHVWQPVVDMKNLDYKEVCRKKMKDFQEWMMEKYLDYVESIWPYYCRTIRFLKRANLI; via the exons ATGATGTTGGTGACCCATCAATTGCAG GGTTCATATGTAGCATGCCCTTCAAGGCCTTTATTATGGAGGGAAGGATTGACGTTAAAGAGACCTGTAGTTACACTTCATATGCTTGGGAGAAGGGAGAGGAGCATATCATTAAGGCACTCTACTTGTTTATG TATAGGGGCTCATACTTGTGGACTGAATACCAAAAGTATTAGAATTTCTGCCTTCAAAGGCAGTGTTGAAAATGGCGAATCAGGAGGCAGAGCAATCGATGAGAATGTTCCAAAAAGTTCTATTAAAGTTTCTTATGTTCCAAAAGATGGTGAAGCGACCACAATAGAATCTTCAAAGGCTCATAATGGTCCAGTTACGTATTCCTCGGAAACAGGTGAGAACATTGTGGGATCTGCTGCTATTCAGGAATTATTCAAGAAATGGATAATGATATTGCGATCACAATCCCCAAGTCGAGTGATGGATGATGCTCTGGGAGAAGAAGCGCCTCCAAGGGACACGTCAGAAGCTAAAATTGACACCCAAAGTAATAGAAAAGGCAAGATTCTAAAGACGGTCTGGAGCTATTTCTGGGACATGAATGCAACAATCAAAATTCCCTTATTAATAGT TGTTCCGTGGTACCTCGGTGTCAATTTGATTTATGGGGCTGAAGTTTCAAAGGAATTGACTCCTCTATGGGTGTTTGGGCCCCTGATCATTGCTCTTTACATCAAGATGCTTAGAGGCTTATGTGCCCTGTATGTTTTCTGCTTCACCCAGACGGTTCAACTAATTAGAAACTTACCTACTTACTACCTCCTTGCTTATAACTACATCGCACATGGAAAGCTGAAAGAAGACGTACGAGTCCACGTATGGCAACCTGTGGTAGACATGAAGAACTTGGACTACAAAGAGGTATGTAGAAAAAAGATGAAAGATTTTCAAGAGTGGATGATGGAGAAGTACCTGGACTATGTTGAATCGATATGGCCGTATTATTGCAGAACCATCAGGTTCCTAAAGAGAGCTAATCTCATTTAG